Within Serratia odorifera, the genomic segment ACCATGACCATCGGGGTGAATTGCCGCCGCGCCCGATGGCGGCTCGCGCAGAGCGAACAATCCGGCCGGGTCTTCGCCTTCGTCTGGCGCAAAGGCGGCTATGTATTACCAGCCCAATCACGTTCTCCACATTGCCGGCCCCGGTGATCACCCATGCCGCCGTAGGAATGTCCGACCCAGCAGTGTTGGGCCTTTCAGATCGCCGGCCACTTGCACGGTGCGCCGGATATCGTCTTCCAATGACGTCAGCGGATTTTGCACTGCAATCACCGGATAGCCTTTGGCCTGCAGTTTGGCAATCACCTGACGCCAATGCGAGCCGTCGCCCCAGGCCCCATGAACCAATACGATATTTGGCTTGTTCATTTTGCTCTCCATAGTGAATAGGCGTGAAATCCATGCTGTAACGCGCACGGACATGCCAAGTATAGCGGGAATGACGTATGGAGCCGGGGGAGTGGGGCAAACAGCCGGCCGCGGGGGCGACCGGCGAGTGGTATGGGGGACTGACGTCAGGAGGCCAGCGCTTTTCTACAAAGAAATAGTCGTTCAGCACGTTGCTGACGCATTGTGCCGCCGGGCGGCTTTCCATATCAAGGAAGTGGCCGGCTTCTGGCACGGTAATAAAGTCGCAATCGCGAATATAATTGCCGATTTCGCGAATATCCTGCGCGGTGGTGTATTCATCGCGTTCGCCATTAACAACACATGATCGGTGTTTCTATCTTACGGAAAATTTCAACGTAATCTTCATGACGCAATGAGGAAATTTGCCCTATATGGAAACTGGCCTGACGATAGGTTTCATGATCGAGGTTTTTGATATGTTCATGGTTGGCTTGCTTGAGGCAAACCAGGCAAATATTTGCCGACTTCGTCATTGAGCAAGGTGGCGACGTCGTGATTGCGTCCTTCATCAAGGAGCATTTTGGCTCGCTCGATATAATTCTGCATTGCTGGCGTAATGCGGGTTGAGAAAGAAGCGACGACCGCTTTTGCGGATTGACGAAGGGCGTGCTGACAGCGCCATCAGCGCGGCCAGGCCACCCCAGGAGACCGAAAAGAATATACGATGGCTGATATTGTTCGATTCAGGGTGTGCAAGATCACCCACCTCTTCGCTTTTTGGCAAAGGACGGCTCAGTCGGTTATGCGGTCTTGATTTACCGATGAACGGCAAGTCAAACAAGATAACGTTGACGCGGTTCTTAAAGTTCTTTACGCAGTTACGAAAGGCTAGCGTTGTCGATAATGCGCCGTTGACGCAGATTACCGACTCGGTTACGCCAGGGTAAATATAACGCTCTACGTAAACCTGCCATTCACCGACGCGAACAATTTCTGTTTCCGGTTTCATTTCCCACCCCCATAAAAACACAGTAAATAACGCTGACTAACAAACATGGCAAAGCGAATCCCTGGCGAAGATATTCTGTTGCTATCCAATAGTTTTATTACTGCTAGCCAGGCTAGCAGGGAGGTATTATTTAATTGGCATTAAGCAACGTGGTGTACTGCAGCATCGGCAGCGCCGGCAACGCCGTTGACTTCCACCGCCACGGGTGCTGCGGCTGCCTGAGTGTCGCCGCCGGTATGTTGCAGGGCTGCGATCAACGCATCGGTGGCGTCGGTCACGGTGTCGGTTGCGCTATCGGTGACATGGTCAACGACATCGGTTACGTCGCCGATTTTGTCCAGTACGCCGGTGACAAAATCGGTGACGTTACCGGCCAGATCGCCAACGGTGCCGCTAATATCACTGACCAGGCCCAGTACCGACTTGGCCAGATCGCCAGCCAGATCGCCGACGCTGCCCGCAATGCCGGTCAATACACCCCAAAAGCCGCCGGTACCGGAAGTCACTGCGTCAACGACGCCGCCGATTGCTTCAGTGCCGCTGTCTACGGTGGAATCGACAAAATCGCTCACGCTGCCCACTACGTCTTTCACGATATTATTAGCCATATTTACTCCTGAAATCTTGCCAGATTGTTGAAGTTACAGAGTGTGCTTCCCAGCCCAAGAGGTTCATCCTTCGCCAATAAAGTTAGAACCTGATCACGGTTATAATCAAAGTTTAATTAAGTATCAAAACCACGCACACATAGAGGGTAATAAAGCATTTTTTAAATTTAGTTTATTTAAATCAACAAAATATATTGATTTGAGACTTGTCCGATGAGTGATTTTTTTAGGATTACTTCTATATACATGCAGTTATTAGTGTTAAAAAACTAATTAATTATGACAAAAAAATTAAATGGTCATAAGTTCTGGAGTTTGTTGCCATGACGCTACTTATGGCTGGGAATATCGCCTTTGGGCAGGGTTACCCGTGATGGTGGGGGGGGCAGGTGTCGCAAAGAAGACGCTTTGCCGACCGGGAAAGCAACTAACGACAATAGGCTTGCAGCAGCGCGCGGGCATCCGCTTTAAGCTGATATAAATACACCGGACGTCCGGTGGTACCGTAGAGAATACGTGTAGCAAGGATGCCACTTTCTGCTAGATAAATCAGATACTTGCGGCATGAAACCCGTGAGATGCCAATGGCATTGGCCAGGTTGTCGGTGGAAAACTCGCCGTCGTGCTGTTGATCGATCCATTCACATACCGTGCTGAGGGTGATGTTGGTCAACCCCTTCGGCAATTTCTTGCTTTCAACGCTGCCTGGTTGGCGGCGCAGCAGATTATCGACATCCGCCTGGGCACAGAATTCACGCTGCGCCAAAATCTGCGATTGCTGCTGATAATTGCTCAGTGCCTGTTTGAAACGGGTAAATTGAAAAGGTTTAATCAGGTAATCCACCACGCCGTAATGCAGCGCTTTTTGCACCGTATCGACGTCGCTGGCGGAGGAGATGATGATGACGTCGGTTTTTTCGCCCAATTCACGCAGGGCCGGCAGTAAATCAAGTCCGTTTTCCTGCTGCATATAGATGTCCAGCAGCACCAGATCAATGCTGGTGCTGGCGTCAGTCAGCAACGCGCGCGCCTGCGCCAGCGTGGCCACCGTGGCCTGGCAATGAAACCCGCTTACCTGGCTCAGGTAATATTTATTGAGTTCTGCCACCATCGGGTCGTCATCGACAATCAATACGTTAATCATGTGTTCAGCTCTTGGCCTGATAGGGAATGCGTACATAAAACTGGGTCATTTCACCCGGTTCAGAGTCAAAATCAATGCTGCCGCCGAGTTTTTCCAGGCGACTGCGGATCAGCGCCAGCCCAATACCACGGCCTGGCCCTTTGGTTGAAAATCCCTGTTCGAATATCCGCGTACCGATCGCAGGATCGATACCGGGGCCGTCATCGCTGACGATACAGTGTAAGTGATTATCATGATGATGAAAGCTTAGGGTAATTTCATGCCCTTCGGCGCCGTCGATGGCATCGAAGGCATTTTCTATCAAATTGCCCAGTACGCTGATCAACACGTGGATGGCTTCGGCATCGTCGGTTTCTGGCAGCATGCTGGTTTCGTCGAGCGTCAATTCAATGCCAGCCTCGTGTGCGCGGTTAATTTTGGCAATGAAAAAACCGGCCACTTCGGGGGATTTAATCATTCGCAGCAGCGTGCCGATTTCTTCCTGATAGTTGCTGGCGGTATTGATGACGTAGTTTTCCAACTGTTGGTAAGCCTTCATGTGCAGCATGCCCAGGATCACGTGCAGTTTGTTCATAAACTCATGCGACTGTACCCGTAGCGCGTCGGCATATTGCGCCATTCCGCTCAAGCGCTGCAGCAGTCGGCTGACTTCGGTCTTGTCACGAAAAGTAGCGATCGCGCCAATCACCTGGCCGTTGACGATCACCGGTACGGTGTTGGTCAGCAGTTCACTGCCGTTGAAGGTAATTTGCCGGTCGCGCAGCGGTTTGCCGCTGGCCAGCACGTCGGCCAGATGCAGCTGTGCCGGCCAATGCTTGCTGGCGGCATCCTGCAACAGATTTTCAAATGGCCCGCTTTGCCGCAGCAGGCGCTTCGCTTCGTCATTGACGATGGTAATGCGTGATTGGTGGTCAACGGCGATCACTCCTTCCTTGATCGATTGCAGCATGGCGTTGCGCTGTTCAAACAGGTTGGAAATTTCATAAGGCTCAAAGCCGAGCATGATACGTTTGAGCGCCTTCACCAGGAAGAAGGTTCCCAGCGTGCCGACCAGCGCGGCAAAGGCCAGCGTCCAGTAAATAATCCAGCGGCTTTCGCCAATTACCCGTTGCACGGTATCCAGTGCTATACCCAGCGCGACGACGCCGATCTGTTGCCGTTGCGCATCGTACACTGGCACAAACACTCGCAGCGCAGGTGCCAGCGCGCCGCGATTAATCGCGCTGTTCGTTTTGCCCAGCAATGCCGGCGCCAGATCGGTGCCGATAAAATGTTTACCGATCAGCCACGGCTTGGGATGGGAATAACGAATACCTTTCATATCCAGCACCACCACGAACAGCAGTTCGTTTTTACTGCGTACCCGTTCGGCAAAGTGCTGGATCACCCCGCTGCGATCTTGCTGCTGCAAACCGTCGATCACCGTGTTTGACAGTGCCAGCGTCTCGGCAATCGCCATGGCTTTTTGCCGCAGCTGATCCTGCCCCTCGTGGTTCATCTGCACGAAAAATAGCGCGTAAACCACCAGCAACACCGAGGCGATGATGGCGGAAACCATCAGGATAAGCGAAGTGCTGAGCTTCAGCGGCAGCCGTTGTCTGGGCATGAGGGTTCTCCGGATGGTGTTAGGGTGACGCGCTAGTCGAACGAGGAACTCGGGGGTGGGGCACCGGCAGCAGATTACCACAGGCCGCCGCCGGTTTTGCGGCTTACTTTAGTTACAAAAGCCCGGTTTACTCCTGCTGATAAATCGCCAGCGCCTGTTCGCCGCTGGCGCCAGCATGAATAATTGCCATCAATGCGCTGACCACCCGTGACGGATTGGCATGCTGATAAACGTTACGCCCATACACCATACCGCTGGCGCCTTGCGCCATCAGCGCGGCTGATTTTTCCAGCACGGCGCCAAGTTCACCTTTGCCGCCGCCGCGTACCAGGGTCGGGCAGCGTGCGGCTTCTACGATACGGTGGAAATCGTCAATATGTTCGGTGGGATCGGCCTTGATGATATCCGCACCCAGCTCACGCGCCAGCCGCACCAGCGGCACCATTTTTTCCACGTCTCCCAACGAACCGTAGGCCACGCCTTGTCCGGCTGGTGCCATCACCAGCGGCTCAATCATCAACGGCATGGCGTATTTATCGCAGGCGTGGCGCAAGCGACCGATGTTATCCACGCACTGACGAAAAATACCGGGTTCGTTCGGGATCATATACAGATTCACCACCACCGCGGCGGCGTCCATCTGCAATGCTCCGAGGATCGGCGCCTGCGGATTATGCAGCAGCGCCCACATTTCGCGATGACGCTCGGCATTGTAGGCATTGCCGACGTCGGTGCGCATCACCAGCGCAGGTTTGTCGCGTTGCGTGCTTCGTTGCAGCAGGTCGGCCTGACCATAATTGACCTGGATGGCGTCCGGGTGCGCATCGATAAGGTTGTGCATCACCCGTTCGATATCTTCCAACCCGTGCAGAAAATCCGGCTCATTGGCGATGCCGTGATCGATGGCCACGTCCAGGCATTTGCCGTGGTTAAACAATCGGTTCATCCGTACTTTGGCGCTGTTGTGCATGCCGTCGCTCCCGTCAGAAAGTTACCCTAACAGTATTAGCGACGATGGGCGGGGCAACAAGGCGAAACGCCGCACGAAACGCGCCGGTGTTTTGGCGTATTTTTCGCCATTTGTTAGATCCGTGTCATGTTTCTGTTAATCCGTCATTCCAAAATGCATGTTCCGCTTGTTTGGATGTAAAAGTTTCAATAATCTAAATTTTGAAATAAACATTTAATAATTGCCATGCGCATTTGGATCGCAAAGCAAGGGTTTATTTCAATGCGTTGTTTTATCTCTATTTTGAGACTTTGATCAATCTTTTTAACACCCAGAAATACTGTCCGAAAAACAGTAATTCAGTGGTTTCAAAGGAATAACACCGGACGGATTGTTGTTTGAATGTAAAAAATATTTTTCATTAGCTGTCAAATCAACAGGCCTCTTCATTCTAACGATTAAAGGGTACAGAACATGAAGCTGAAGAAACTGATCGTCTCGTCGCTGTTAGTGTGCATGTTGCCGGCCAGTGCGCTGGCCAAGGACATAAAAATCGGCGTTTCCATGGCTTACTTTGATGACAACTTCCTCACTATCCTCCGCCAGTCGATGCAGAACAAAATGAAACAGGACGGCAACGTCAGCGGCCAGTTCGAAGACGCCAAAGGGGATATCGCGCAACAGGTACAACAGGTTGAAAACTTCGTCAGCCAGGGCGTGGATGCCATCATCCTTAACCCGGTCGATACCCAGGGTGTCAAGCCGATGATCAAGCTGGCGGAAAACGCCAAGATCCCGCTGGTGTTTGTTAACCGTCGACCGGAAGTGACGTTGCCGGCCGGCATGGCTTACGTCGGTTCCGATTCCAAGCTGGCTGGCAAACTGCAAATGGAAGAGCTGGCCAAGCTGATGAACGGCAAAGGCAACGTGATGATCCTGATGGGCGAGTTGTCCAGCGAGGCGACGCGTGACCGTACCCGTGGAGTGGAAGAGGTTGCAGCCAAATATCCGGACATCAAGATTATCGACAAACAAACCGCCAAGTTCTTCCGCAAGGAAGCGGTTGACGTCACCACCGACTGGATCCTGTCCGGCCAGCAAATCGATGCCATCGCCTCCAATAACGATGAAATGGCGATTGGCGCGATCCTGGCGCTGAAACAATCGAAGAAAAGCGGGGTGCTGGTGGCGGGCATTGACGGTACGCCGGACGCGCTGGAGTTCATCAAAAAGGGCGATTTGAGCGTCAGCGTGTTCCAGGATGCCAAGGGGCAAGGAGAAGGTGCGGTACAGACGGCGATTCAGTTGGTGAAGGGGGAAAAGGTCGACAGCAGCGTGCTGATCCCTTACCAGTTGATTACCAAGGATAACTATCAGCAGTTTGCCGATAAGAACAAAAAGTAAACACAGCGTCATCGCTCGCCTGACGTCGTGCATACGCCGGCGTCAGGCCGCAGGACGGCAGCGGAGGTTATCAGTATGTATCCCTATGTTCTTGAGGCCGAAGGCATCAGCAAGCAGTTCCCCGGCGTCAAAGCGCTGGATAACGTGTCGATTAAAATCAGGCCGGGCAGCGTACACGCCTTGATGGGGGAAAACGGCGCCGGCAAGTCAACCCTGATGAAATGCCTGATAGGCATCTACCACCCGGATCAGGGCTCGATAAAAATCAAAGGCCAGCCGGTGAGCTTCGGCGATACGCTCGAAGCGTTGCATGCCGGTATTTCGATGATACACCAGGAGTTGAATCTGGTACCGCATATGACGGTCGCGGAAAATATCTGGTTGGGGCGTGAACCGGCCCGGCTGGGGTTCGTTAATCACGATGAACTGAATAAACAAACCCAGGCCTTGTTAACGCGACTCAATATCAAATTGCAACCGGGCATGATGGTCGGGGAATTAAGTATCGCCAGCCAGCAAATGGTAGAAATTGCCAAGGCGGTGTCTTACAACGCCGACGTGCTGATTATGGACGAACCCACATCGGCATTGACCGAAGGCGAGGTGGGCCACCTGTTCGCAATTATTCGTGAACTGCGTGACCAGGGTAAAGGTATTATTTATATCAGCCATAAAATGGATGAAATATTTTCCATTACCGATGAGGTGAGTATTTTCCGCGACGGCAAGTTTATCGCCAGCGACAACACCAGCAACCTGACCAAACAGTCGTTGATCACCATGATGGTCGGGCGTGAACTGACGCAGATGTTTCCCAAGTTCAATAACAATATCGGCGAGGAAGTGCTGCGCGTCGCCGGGTTGCGTCGCGAGGGCTGGTTTGATGACATTTCATTCAGCGTAAAACGCGGTGAAATTCTCGGGGTCGCCGGGCTGGTGGGCGCCGGACGCAGTGAGGTGATGGAAAGCCTGTTCGGCATGCACCCGGCTGATGGCGGTGAAATCTATGTCGAAGGTCTGCCGGTGCGGGTCGACTCCCCCTCCAGAGCGATTGAGCATGGTCTGGCTTTTTTAACCGAAGATCGCAAGAAATCCGGTTTGTTCCTGGTGTTGTCGGTGGTGGAGAACATGAGCATTGTCAATCTCACCAATTACATCGGCAAAAACGGTTTCGTCAGTCATGTGCAAATGGCCAAGGACTGTATGGAGCAAATCAAAAAGCTGAACATCAAAACGCCAACCATGGATCAGATTATTAATAATCTTAGCGGCGGCAATCAGCAAAAAGTATTAATTGCCCGCTGGCTGCTGGCACAGCCAAAAATATTGATCCTCGATGAGCCAACGCGCGGCATAGATGTCGGTGCCAAGGCGGAGATCTACCGTTTGATTAGCGAACTGGCCAACCGTGGTGTGGCCATCATTTTAGTGTCCTCGGAATTACCGGAAATTCTCGGAATGAGCGACCGGGTAATGGTGATGCACGGTGGGCGCATCACCGGCATTCTGGATAAAGACGACGCCGATCAGGAAAAAATCATGGCGCTGGCCTCTGAATAACGCAAAGGTGAACCCAATGAGTAACGTAAAAATTGAAAAGACGCTCAGCGGCGAGCAGGCGCGCAAAGGCTCGCTGTTTTCCAGCCTGAGTGGCAAGATGCCCAAAGACGTGGGAATTTTCATCGTCATGCTGGGCATTGCATTGATCTTTGAACTGCTTGGCTGGTATATCCGCGATCAGTCGTTTCTGATGAACCCGAGCCGCCTGCTGCTGATCGTGTTGCAGGTGGCTATCATCGGCATTATCGCCGTTGGCGTCACTCAGGTAATTATTACTACCGGCATCGATCTGTCTTCCGGTTCGCTGATCGCACTGAGCGCGGTGGTGGCCGCCAGCCTGGCGCAAACCGCCGACAGTATTTCGCCAATGTATCCCGGGCTGCTGGACTTGCCGGCGGCGGTGCCGATCGGTGCCGGGATCGGCATTGGCATACTGTGCGGGTTTATCAACGGCTTCTTGATTACGCGCACCGGTATCCCGCCGTTTATTGCCACCCTGGGCATGATGGTATCGGCACGCGGCCTGGCACAGTATTACACCAAAGGCAATCCGATCAGTTTCCTGTCGGATGATTTTACCGCCATCGGTCAGGGCGCGATGCCGGTGATTATCTTTCTGGTGATTGCGGCGGTGTTCCACATTGCGCTCAAGCACACCCGCTACGGTAAATATGTCTATGCCATTGGCGGCAACATGGTGTCGGCAAAAGTGTCCGGCATCAACGTCAATAAATACCTGGTGATCGTCTATACCATTGCCGGTGGCCTGGCGGGATTGGCGGGCGTGGTATTGGCGGCGCGTGTCAGCAGCGGCCAGTCGAGCATGGGGATGTCTTACGAACTGGACGCCATCGCCGCGGCGGTTATCGGTGGCAGCAGCCTGATGGGCGGCGTCGGCCGGATCACCGGCACGCTGATTGGCGCGGTGATCCTGGGGCTGATCAAGAGCGGTTTCACCTTTATCGGCGTCGACTCCTACATCCAGGACATTATCAAGGGCATCATTATCGTTGCCGCAGTGGCGATCGATATGCGCCGTAATCGCAAGAAAAGCTGATTTTGCCGTGAATTTCCGCCGATGCCGTCTGGCCGGCGGTTTTTTTTAGCGTGGGGAAACCATCATGAAATCATTGCAAACCCTGTTGCTGGTTGCCGCATTGGGCTGTTCTACGCCGCTGCTGGCGGAAACCATCGGCGTTTCGATGGCCTATTTTGACCAGAATTTCCTGACCATTATTCGCCATTCGATTGATAAAGAGGCCAAGGCGCGCGGCATCACCGTGCAATTCGAAGACGCGCGCGGTGACGTCGGGCGTCAGACCGATCAGGTGCAGAACTTCATCAGCGCCGGCGTTGATGCGATTATCGTCGATCCGGTCAATTCTGCCAGCACCCCGGCGATCAGCAAAATGGTGACGCGTGCGGCAATACCCTTGGTGTATGTCAACCGTACTCCCGGTGACAGCCAGTTACCGCCCGGTGTGGTGTTTGTCGGCTCGGATGAAAAAGAGTCCGGCACCTTGCAGATGGAAGAACTGGCGCGATTGGCCAATTACCAGGGCAATGTGGCGGTGATGATCGGCAACCTGACGGATGCCGGCGCGCTACAACGCACTCGCGACGTCGAGCGGGTGGTGGCCAAGTATCCAAAGATGAAAATCGTGCAGAAACAGAGCGCCAACTATTCACGCAGCGAAGGTATGGATCTGATGATGAACTGGCTAACCAACGGCGAGTCGATCGACATCGTGGCGGCCAATAATGATGAAATGGCCCATTGGCGCCATTATGGCGCTGCAGCAGGCCGGTAAAAAGGACGCCAAGCTGTTGATTGGCGGCATCGATGCCACCCCGGACGGTCTGCAAGCCATGGCGTCCGGCAAAATGCAGGTGACGGTGTTCCAGGACGCCATCGGCCAGGGTAAGGCGGCGGTGGCGGTAGCGCAGCGTATGATCAAGGGCGAGAAACCGGAGCCTTATTACTGGATCCCGTTTGAACTGGTGACCCCGGCCAATCGGCAGCAGTACGTGGTGAAGTAATGACGGCCGCGGATAAACGTTGACGATGAAAATGCCATTCGGCAGCGGCGAATGGCATTGCATGGCGGTGGCTTCGGCGATGCCGTTCGCCGTTACAGTGCCGACAGGTGCTGGCGCACGATTTCGCGGCCGATCTCCAGCGACGCGGTTGCCGCCGGGGAGGGGGCGTTGCACACATGCAGCGAACGACTGCCTTTGACAAAATGGAAGTCATCCACCAACTTGCCGTCGACGGTCAGCGCCTGGGCGCGTACGCCGGCCGGCCCGGGGCGCAGGTCACTTGCCTGCAACGCCGGGATCAGGCGCTGCGCGTTTTCGGTAAACAGCCGGCGCGACAGCGAGCGGCGGATCTCCGCCACCCCCTCGCCGAGATAATTGCCGGCAATCTTCCAAAAGCCGCGGTAGCTCAACACCTCAGCCAGGTCTTTCAGATTGATGTCACGTTTGCGATAACCTTCGCGTTTGAACGCCAGTACCGCATTGGGCCAACATCACGTTTGCCGTTATACATGCGGGTAAAGTGCACTCCGAGGAACGGAAAGTCCGGGTTGGGCACCGGATACACCAGATGGTTGACCAGGTGGTTTTTGTCGCTGTTCAACACGTAATATTCGCCGCGAAACGGCACGATTTTCATACCGGTGTGGTAGCCCGCCAGTTTGGCGATGCGGTCGCTGAACAAACCGGCGCAGTTTACCAGCCATTTCCCTTGGTAGCTGGCGTTCGGTGTGCGCACCTCGACCCTGTCGCTGTATTCCTCGATGGCCTCGACCCGCTGGCGGTAGACGATCTCTGCGCCGCGCTGCTGAATGATTTCCGCCAGTTTGGCGGCCACCTGTGCATAGTTGACGATGCCAGCGTCCGGCACCAGCAGCGCTTCCAAGCCGTTAACGTATGGCTCGCGCTGCTTGAGTTCCGCCTGACTCAGGCGTGATACCGCCAGGCCGTTTTCCAGTCCGCGCCGATAAATGTTTTCCAGTGCATCCAGTTCGTTCAACTGGGTGGCGACAATCACTTTGCCACACTGGTCGTGATACAGGTCGTGTTGGCGACAGAAGTCGAACAGGGTTTTATTGCCCTGTTTAGCCAACCGAGCCTTCAGGCTGCCTGGGGTATAGTAAATACCGGAGTGCACTACATTACTGTTGTGGCCGCTTTGATGCGCTGCCGGGCCGGCTTCTTTGTCAATAATCAGAATGCGCCGCTGCGGGTTGCTTTCCTGCAGCGCATTGGCCACGCCGAGCCCAACCAGACCGGCGCCAATCACGATAACGTCATACATGATTTATTCCATATTCTCATTTTCAAGTCGGCGCAGTTTGCCGCGTACGTTGCTCAGGTGACGTTGCATGCAGCGAATGGCCGCAGCCGGATCGCCGGCCTTGATCGCCAACAACACCTGGTGATGCTCCTCGATGACCCGTTGCCGTTCCGCCAGGCGACCACGGTTTTTGCTGAGTGAATAAACCAGCACGCCCAGATACAGTTCATGCATGTTGTCGAGTATCTGCACGAAAAACGGATTATGTGACGCCTGCATGATGGCGCGGTGAAACAGATAGTCCTGCTGGTAACCGATCTGCTCTTCGTGCAGCGTGGCGTCACGAAACGCGGTAAATGCCTGTTCGATGGCCTGCAATTCCTCTGCGCTGCGACGCTCGGCGGCCATGCCGGCCGCCTGTTGCTCGATGACTTCCCGCATTTCCAGCAGCGCTTCGACTTCGTCGCGGTTGGCTATCTCCATCATTAACGGTTCGTACTTGCTCAGCAGCGAATGCTGCTCAACCCGATGCCCACCGCCCTGGCGTGAGGAGATAATGCCGCTGACTTCCAGCACGCCGAGGGCTTCGCGTACCGGCACCCGACTGACGCCAAAGGCGTCGGCCAGGATATTTTCCGAGGGCAATTTTTCGCCCACCGGAAAAGTACCGTCACTAATACCGGCTTTTAACTGAGCCAAAACCTGATGCGATGCTTTCTGGCGGGTAACCTTGTGAATCATTCATTGCTCTCCGGTAAATTGGCGGCCAGCGGGGCACGTTGTTTATAACGCAGCAGGTGCATCACGCCAGCGCTGACGATCAGTGCTGCACCGGCCAGGTCGGTCAACAGGCCGGGCTTGATCAGCATGATGGCGGCAATGATAAACAGCAGCCGTTCCAGCCAATGGGTTTTCATCAGCCAGAAGTTGGCGCTGGCAATTGACAGCGCATAAATGCCAACCAGCGCGGTGACGATCATGTGAATGATGGAAAAGACGCCCACATCCTCGCCCTGCATCAGCAGCGCCGGGTTGTAAACCAGAATGAACGGAAATGATAAAGCCCGGC encodes:
- a CDS encoding FadR/GntR family transcriptional regulator, which produces MIHKVTRQKASHQVLAQLKAGISDGTFPVGEKLPSENILADAFGVSRVPVREALGVLEVSGIISSRQGGGHRVEQHSLLSKYEPLMMEIANRDEVEALLEMREVIEQQAAGMAAERRSAEELQAIEQAFTAFRDATLHEEQIGYQQDYLFHRAIMQASHNPFFVQILDNMHELYLGVLVYSLSKNRGRLAERQRVIEEHHQVLLAIKAGDPAAAIRCMQRHLSNVRGKLRRLENENME